The Reichenbachiella carrageenanivorans region GTACAAACATGATCCAAGCCACGTATATAAAGAAAGATCTGCTCACCTCAGGGCTAGATGTAAACTTCTTTGCTTCATATTCTAAACTCCATCGAAACCTTGTGGACACAGTAGACTACATGTACAACTGGCTAGGAGAAAGAACTGTCAACCCCAATACTGGTGACTATTACCGCTGGCTAGGAGGTGGAGAAGGCGGCGACTCTACCCTAAACAAAGACAATGAAGAAAAATATACAGCTCGTCTCAATGTAGCGTATCAATTGGGCAAAAAGAGCCGCTTGTCTGCCAATATACTCTCTACCCATTTCACTCGAAGATCGCATGATGCACTCGATCCTCAACTACTACAAGACCTAACGGACAGCCGTATGCTTTGGAAAAATCTCCTAGGGGTCTCGTGGGATTATCAGGCCTTTGGTGAACGACTCAAGTCCTCCCTCTTTTACAAGTTTTATGCACAGGATGTAGAGATGAACGAGCCCACCCAAGACAACAGCAATAACATAGTCATCAACTCATACGATGCTCAGTCCAACAATTCTGGCTATGGCTTAGCTCTTTCTTATGAACTATGGCCCAACACCATCCTACTCGCATCTGGAGAAAACACCCTGAGAATGCCCAACAGCAGAGAACTATTCGGAGATGTATCTGACAACGTAGAATCAGCCTCTTCTGCCCTCAAACCAGAACGCAGCGTCAATTTCAATCTCGGTTTCAACTTAGGGCCTTATCGTTTCAGCGGCCACGCGGTATCTCTCAACTCCAATGTTTTCTATAGAAGAATTCAGGATCGAATCATGCCAGGTGTACCAGATCAACAAGACGAAACCTTTACTTATGTAAACGTAAGCTCGGTACTGAGCTCTGGCATCGACATAGAATTAGGCTATAGCTACACAGACACCTGGACATGGAAAACTGGGTTTTCTTTGGCCAACCCCAGATTCAACACAGAATTTGACGCCAATGGCTCCCCCTATCTCTACTACAAGGATCGTTTAAGAAATGAACCTTACCTCACTGCCAATTCAAATTTGCGCTACTCTAAAAAAGACCTCATTCAACAAAATGCACATTTTTCAGCCTATTACAACGTAGGGTATGTGCATGAATTTTATAAAAACTGGCCTGGTATAGGAGGTGCTGGCAAAGACATTATTCCTAGCCAAACAGTACATGATCTAGGCGTATCCTACACCTTCCCTAGCAAAAAAATCACCCTAAGTTGTGATGCCAAAAACATCTTCAACGAACAGGTGTTTGACAACTGGGCTTTACAAAAACCCGGAAGAGCATTTTACGGAAAGTTCACTTACAATATTTTTTAAAATCAATAATAACAAATACAATGTTTGAATCAACAAGAAACATATTTAGCAAAGCACTAGTCGCTGGTGTATTGCTTGCCTCTTTTAGCTGTGACGACGAATCAGGCAATGACCCTGAAGTAGACAGCAACGAAAGGCTATATACCATTGGCTTTGCAGATGGATCAGGAAACCCTTCGGCTACTTACGTACAAAGCCACACCGATCTATCGAGCGATGTAGATGTTACTTTCAAGGACTTTGGTTTTGAAGTGCCCTCTACTCGTACGGCAAGACTTTTTACTTCGTCTGACGGAGCTACTATGTACAGCTTAGACTATGGTGGGGGCAGTATTTATAAATTTGAAAACAATGGTGGCCAAGACTATAAAGAAGTAGACAAAACCAACATTGAATTTGCCATGGGTACTGCTTATCCAAGATGGACAAGATTGAACGATGAGCATGCGATGTTGCACTCTATTGCTACAGAGCAAGTATTCGATGAAACGAGTGGCGATTACTCATACACCAAGGCCACTGCTCGCCTGCTATTGGTAGACCTAGAAGATTTGGGGATGAGTACCAATGTGGAATTTGAAATCCCAAGATCCACAGCTGACGAAGCAACTGGAGACTATGTATTCAGAATCGATGCTCCTGTAGTATCTGGCGACAAAATCTACTACGGCATGGGCAAAAGAGGAGTTGACCCTTCTAACCCAGACGAAAATGCTGATGCAGCTTACAATACCGTAGAAACACTCGTATTGGATTTTCCTAGCTTAGAAAACCCTACAATCCTTTCTACAAACATCGCTGGTGGAGCAACTAACGGATACCGTACCACGGTAGCTTATACAGACGAGCAAGATGATGTTTATCAAATCATCACCGTACCAAATAACACAAAGGATACTTACATTCTCAAAATCACAGCTGGTAAGTATGATGAGACTTTTAAATTTAACCTATCAGACAAACTAGGTGTAAATACAATCTCTAATGGCTGGTTCTATGTAGGCAATGGTATCGGATACGTGCCTTATGCCAACTCTGACCAAGGAGGAACTGGAGACGCTGTATGGTCTGTAGCTAGAGTGGATCTCTACAAAGAGACAGCACTCAAACTCAACACACCAGACAACCTATGGCTACAGCAATACCAAAACAGTGTAGCTGTAGATGGGAAATTCTACATGGCACTAGCTCCACTAGGCGAAAAAGGATACATCTACGAATTTGACATCAACTCAGAGTCTGCAGATGCCATCACAGCAGCAGCATCTATCGAATCTGCGGCTGACTCTTACTACATCGGTATTTACTAAAAAACTAGAAGCGAACAAGATCAGATGACTAAAAGTAAAAAGAAAACCCCTTGGCAAAAAACCAGAAAACTGTTCAACGACATTCATTTGTGGTTGGGCATTGGGGCAGGGCTGATCCTGTTCGTGGTATGTCTTACAGGCACGATATACACTTTTCGCAGTGAGATAGAAGAGAT contains the following coding sequences:
- a CDS encoding TonB-dependent receptor, with amino-acid sequence MAKSQNSSVRGVVLDSNNEPVPGISIRLNDTGIGAATNVNGIFSIKELKAGTHTFHISGIGYQKQSKSHTLRAGQELEVTIQLQEDTKEMDEVFVYGKSESTLLKQKGFAVNAIEAKDLELQSIQVNDVLDQTAGVRIRQAGGLGSRVRYNINGLSGSSIKIFIDGIPIDNYGSSYSLNSIPTSAIKRIEVYKGVVPAEFGGDAMGGAINVVTKQSSKNTLNVSYSYGSFNTHQASINGAFRTENSGLTSKVSTFYNYSDNSYKVWGDNVYVVDDRGKDQHVTTKRFHDSYESKGIKFDLGFTDVKWADQAFIGVLVSDMRKDIQHATTMEIVYGNRWVGQSTNMIQATYIKKDLLTSGLDVNFFASYSKLHRNLVDTVDYMYNWLGERTVNPNTGDYYRWLGGGEGGDSTLNKDNEEKYTARLNVAYQLGKKSRLSANILSTHFTRRSHDALDPQLLQDLTDSRMLWKNLLGVSWDYQAFGERLKSSLFYKFYAQDVEMNEPTQDNSNNIVINSYDAQSNNSGYGLALSYELWPNTILLASGENTLRMPNSRELFGDVSDNVESASSALKPERSVNFNLGFNLGPYRFSGHAVSLNSNVFYRRIQDRIMPGVPDQQDETFTYVNVSSVLSSGIDIELGYSYTDTWTWKTGFSLANPRFNTEFDANGSPYLYYKDRLRNEPYLTANSNLRYSKKDLIQQNAHFSAYYNVGYVHEFYKNWPGIGGAGKDIIPSQTVHDLGVSYTFPSKKITLSCDAKNIFNEQVFDNWALQKPGRAFYGKFTYNIF